CCGCTCCGAGTCGCTATGTGACTCGCTCTTCTCCGCGACGGTGTCCATATGATGGGCGTCACTACCGTGGCCCGGCTCCGTCAGCGCGAAACAGGTCGTAATCTCGCCATCCATCAGCGGCTGCAGGTACCGCTCGCGCTGCTCCTCGTCGCACGCGAGGAGAATCGGCGTTGGCCCGCCGGCACCGCCGAAGATTGCGCTGTGAAAGCCCGGCGGCCGGTTCGCCATGTGTTCGCCGACGATTGCACGAGTGAGGATATCGACGTCGCCACCGCCGACCTCCTCGGGCATCGTCATCCCGTAGAAACCCGCTTCGACTGATTTCTTGCGGATCGTCTCGACGACCTCGCGATACGCCGGTACCTGTCGGTGATTCTCGTCGACGATGTGCTTCTCGTAGTCCTGACCCAGAAACTGCTCGTACTCCTGCTCGAGTGGAGCGACCTCCTGCTCGATGAAGTCCTCGAGTGCCTTCGTAATCTGCACCGCCTCTGACGGCTCGCTGAAATCCATATCTCATATCACAGCAATTGACATATAAATGTTACCGTGCACCATACTGTTCGGCGCAGCGGAACACCTTTGTCAGCCCACAGGAATTGTGTCGTATGGGAACACAAGGCAGGAATTCGGTGGATCGGATCGACGCAGTCGTGAAGACCCTGGATGTTCTCGAGGCCCTCTGGCAGGCCGACGGCGCTGGCGTAACCGAGGTCACGGAGCGAACTGGACTCGCGAAGAGCACGGTCCACGCGCACCTGACGACGCTCCGGTCGAAGGGGTACGTCGTCCAGGAAGGCGACGAGTACCGACTGAGTCTCCGATTTCTTTCGTTTGGCGAGCACGTTAAACACGCCGAACCGCTGTACGAGGCGTCCAAGACGCCGATTGCGGATCTCGCTGAGCAGACCGGCGAGCGGGTCCTCTGTTCAACAGTACAGAACGGCCTCGGTACCGTCCTCCGTACCTGCGACGGCGACCGCTCGGTCCCCTCGGATATCACTGTCGGCACGCATACCTACCTCCACTGCTCTGCCGGCGGCAAGGCCATGCTCGCTCACTTCGACGAGGAGCGCGTTGCAGACATCGTCGACACCTGGGGCCTCCCCGCCTTTTCGGACGAGACGATCACCACCTGGGACGAGCTCACGGCCGAACTCGAGACGGTCCGCGAGGAGGGCCTCGCATATAATCACGGAGAGTACCTCCCGGGACTCAGCGCCGTCGGCGCGCCCATTCTGGACAACGACGACACGGTCTACGGTGCCGTCTCGATTTCGGGACCAACGCACCGACTCGAGAGCGAGTGGGATATCGACGACCTCCACAACCAACTGCTCTCGGCCGCGAACACTATCGAAGTCAACCTGCTGTTCACGTAGCGTTCAACGCTGTCGAACGCGTCCGGCGGCGTGGGCTCGAGTACAGTGCCTGAAACCCGACTCGTTTCACCTGTGGTTACAATCATACGATTGTAAACGCTTCGGCGTCTGTCGAAGGGTATGTTCGTATCGAGTGGGGCCAATTAGATATTCATTCTACCTGCTAAGAAGATGTAGACATAAGAAAAATAACATGATGAATAAAATTCGGCCAGGAAGTCGTAACCAGTATAGTGTCGCTTAGAGAGTCTAGCAGCGGCTAAAAGGAGTATGGCTGTTCAATAGCTGGTAAACTGGTCTATATCCATGATCGCGGTAGATAGTCTGCTTACACCAGATATATTCGACTTTCATATCTCTATCACACTACCAGACACATAGCTATCATAAGTTATACATTCATCTTCTGATTCTGACTATTTTGTCAAAACTGTTTGGGACGAGAACCAGAACTCGAGTACTGTCTGTCCGAATGCATGAAGAACCCCCACTTTCGAACGCGCAAGCGAACAGTCGCCAACGGCATCGCGTCGGTGCCCGTGAGAGTCATCCAGCGTCAGAAAATGATTGATACATCACCTCGAACAAGGCCAGAACATGGACGAGCACGAGGGAGCCGTCGGTACCGACTCCACGGCGACCGACGGAGACCACCACCCCACACAGGTCGAGTTCGCGGACGGACCGATCGTCGCCGAGTTTAGCCACTGTGACACCGTCCGCGTAACCGGCAACCTATCCGACGTGATCCTCTCACTGTTCTGGTGGGACGAGGACGGCCAAATCGGGACCATCTCCGAACCCGTCGGTGGTGTCGATGACGAGCGTGAGGTCTCCGCCACCGACGAGTTCGGCGACTTCACTCACGGTCCGATTCTCACCGGACTCGAGTGCTTCACTGGCGGCGGACCGGTCGTCCCAGGTGCTGGTGCTGTCGAACTATCGAATCCGACGGTCGATGCGTGCATCGCCGCCGTTCGATCGGAGCACGACGGGCCAGAGGAACTCGAGTCACCGTTCGATCGATCCGCGAGCACACTCGAGACGACGGAGTAGGGACCGGAGAGACGAGACGTTTTGACAGCGGAGTACGAACACGACACAGACACCCGTTCACGCTATGTACGACACGATTCTGGTCCCGACCGACGGCCGTCCGAATACGGAGCGAGCGATCGAAGAAGCGATTGGGCTCGCAGACGCCCACGACGCGACGCTGCACGCACTCTACGTCATCAACTCGGCCGAAATTGCACCGGGGGTTGATTTCGAAGATCTCGAGCCGATCGGCGAATCGGCCGTCGAATACGTCGCCGATCGCGCGGCTGTCGCCGGTGTTTCTGCCGTCGAAACGTGTGTGCAACACGGCCTCCGACATCAGGCGATCCTCGACTACGCTGACGCCCACGACGTCGACCTGATCGTCGTCGGTCGAACGAGTGGACTCGACCGGTATCTCCGAAAGAGTGTTTCCAAGCAAGTTTCCGAGGAGGCGTCTATTCCGGTGTTGGTCGTCGAGTAGCCGACACACCAACACACCAACACACCAACACACCGACACGCCGACACGCCGACACGGGTGCATGGCTACACACCAACACGTCACAGCGAGCAGAGTGACACCAATCTCGACGTGTGAGACAGGGTAGCGAGTCGAAATCGGACGTGTCTGCCGCGTCTGCAAGACACTTTTGTGGGACTCGATTAAGCCGACACGGTTCTTGTGAGTCGTCGATCGTTCAATCCGATCCGGCTGTGTATCTACTGGATCGGACTCGCGCTTGCCCGTCTCGGGTTGATAGACCCCGAGCGAGCGCAGCGAACGTCAGACCTTGCGTGGCCCCGTGTCGTCACTGGTGTCGCGCGAATGTCGAAGAACGCGGTCGACGTCGCGATGGTTGGCGTGGCGGTCGGATCGACGGCTATCGCCGGCGTCGGCTTCGCCTCGCCGTTCTGGGGGCTCGCGTTCGCCCTCGGCGGTGGGGTCGCCGGCGGTACCATTGCACTCGTCTCCCAGCGCTTCGGCGCGAACTCGTTCGACTCGCTCGGGCAGGCGGTGCGCTCGAGTACCCTCCTCGTACTCATCCTCACGCTGCCGGTGACAGCGCTGTTCTGGACGTATCCGACCGAACTCATTTCGCTCATTGGGAACGATTCAGAGACCATCGCGCTCGGTGCGGAGTACCTGCAAATCGTCGGTCTCGGGGTTCCGTTCGCCGGACTCAATCTCATCGGTAGCCGGACGTTCGTCGGCATGGACGACGCCTGGACGCCGATGATCGTCCGTGCGGGCGGTGCCGTCGCCAACATCGCGCTCAACGCGGTG
The DNA window shown above is from Natrialba magadii ATCC 43099 and carries:
- a CDS encoding universal stress protein, giving the protein MYDTILVPTDGRPNTERAIEEAIGLADAHDATLHALYVINSAEIAPGVDFEDLEPIGESAVEYVADRAAVAGVSAVETCVQHGLRHQAILDYADAHDVDLIVVGRTSGLDRYLRKSVSKQVSEEASIPVLVVE
- a CDS encoding IclR family transcriptional regulator, producing the protein MGTQGRNSVDRIDAVVKTLDVLEALWQADGAGVTEVTERTGLAKSTVHAHLTTLRSKGYVVQEGDEYRLSLRFLSFGEHVKHAEPLYEASKTPIADLAEQTGERVLCSTVQNGLGTVLRTCDGDRSVPSDITVGTHTYLHCSAGGKAMLAHFDEERVADIVDTWGLPAFSDETITTWDELTAELETVREEGLAYNHGEYLPGLSAVGAPILDNDDTVYGAVSISGPTHRLESEWDIDDLHNQLLSAANTIEVNLLFT